A section of the Streptomyces sp. CG1 genome encodes:
- a CDS encoding TetR/AcrR family transcriptional regulator yields the protein MESERRGQECDVGRGVLGAEGPEVTDLRLVRGARARRRVARHAVDIASLEGLDGLSIGRLAADLGLSKGGVQTLFRTKENLQLAAAECAHREFERAVVRPARAFPAGAARLRALTEHWIAYAQAPLFAGGCFWSANLPAYDSRPGAVRDALLAHREAWLKLIAEQLRQAVGAGDPAVPDVELAAFQLDAVCNAANIAMRLGEDGAARKVRRVVEGFLRGAR from the coding sequence ATGGAGAGCGAACGACGCGGTCAGGAGTGCGACGTGGGGCGGGGAGTCCTGGGTGCCGAGGGGCCCGAGGTGACCGATCTGCGGCTGGTGCGCGGTGCGCGCGCCCGGCGGCGGGTGGCCCGGCACGCCGTCGACATCGCCTCGCTGGAGGGGCTCGACGGGCTCAGCATCGGCCGGCTGGCCGCTGACCTCGGGCTGAGCAAGGGCGGTGTCCAGACGCTGTTCCGGACCAAGGAGAACCTGCAGCTGGCCGCCGCCGAGTGCGCGCACCGCGAGTTCGAGCGGGCCGTGGTGCGACCCGCGCGGGCCTTCCCGGCGGGCGCCGCCCGGCTGCGGGCGCTGACCGAGCACTGGATCGCCTACGCGCAGGCTCCCTTGTTCGCCGGCGGCTGCTTCTGGTCCGCCAACCTTCCCGCCTATGACAGCCGCCCCGGCGCGGTCCGCGACGCCCTGCTCGCCCACCGCGAGGCATGGCTGAAACTGATCGCCGAACAGCTGCGGCAGGCCGTCGGCGCCGGTGACCCCGCCGTGCCGGACGTGGAGCTGGCCGCGTTCCAGCTGGACGCCGTCTGCAACGCCGCCAACATCGCCATGCGGCTCGGGGAGGACGGCGCCGCCAGGAAGGTGCGCCGGGTGGTGGAGGGGTTCCTCCGGGGAGCGCGCTGA
- a CDS encoding TetR/AcrR family transcriptional regulator — MVRRNDQRRAALVDAAIEVLARDGARGLTFRAVDGAAAVPPGTASNYFSSRDELLTQAGARVYERLQPDEATLARQRTAGRDRETYAELMRELVGRIASFRTGYLALLELRLEATRRPELRAVLTERVRADLAANVAYHETSGLPGDATAVKLLYLALNWLIVEQLTLPDVLSEAERDELVTAAVERIVTET, encoded by the coding sequence ATGGTGAGACGCAACGACCAACGGCGCGCCGCGCTCGTCGACGCCGCGATCGAGGTACTGGCGCGGGACGGGGCACGCGGGCTGACCTTTCGCGCGGTGGACGGGGCGGCCGCCGTCCCTCCCGGTACGGCGTCCAACTACTTCTCCAGCCGCGACGAGTTGCTCACCCAGGCCGGCGCCCGCGTCTACGAGCGGCTCCAGCCCGACGAGGCCACGCTCGCCCGCCAGCGGACCGCAGGCCGCGACCGGGAGACGTACGCGGAGCTGATGCGTGAACTCGTGGGCCGGATCGCCTCCTTCCGCACCGGTTACCTCGCGCTGCTGGAACTCCGGCTGGAGGCGACCCGCCGCCCGGAGCTGCGCGCGGTGCTCACCGAGCGGGTCCGCGCCGACCTCGCCGCCAACGTCGCCTATCACGAGACCTCCGGCCTGCCCGGCGACGCCACGGCCGTCAAGCTGCTCTACCTCGCCCTGAACTGGCTGATCGTCGAACAACTCACCCTGCCTGACGTGCTCTCCGAGGCGGAGCGGGACGAGCTGGTGACGGCGGCGGTCGAGCGGATCGTGACGGAGACCTGA
- a CDS encoding B3/4 domain-containing protein, which yields MPAFRLAPTVADAFPDTLVALVTATGLRGREPWPHTVTALAELEQQLADGSWRPADETDPRIEAWHTAYRAFGTNPRRIRPSVDALGRRLAKKGALPRISPAVDSYNAVSVRHGLPAGAFDLDRVTGDVDIRYADGTESFTPLGEPDSIENPRPGEIIYADTTGVLTRHWNHRDAHRTRVTEDSSHVTFVLETLHATRDGDLLELAADELQGLLAPHAAQTAVHHLGPGRPQAAI from the coding sequence ATGCCCGCCTTCCGGCTCGCCCCCACCGTCGCCGACGCCTTCCCCGACACCCTCGTCGCCCTGGTCACCGCGACCGGTCTGCGCGGCCGTGAACCCTGGCCGCACACGGTCACCGCGCTGGCGGAACTGGAGCAGCAGCTCGCGGACGGCAGCTGGCGGCCCGCCGACGAGACCGACCCCCGTATCGAGGCCTGGCACACCGCCTACCGGGCCTTCGGCACCAACCCCCGCCGCATCCGCCCGAGCGTCGACGCTCTCGGCCGCCGCCTCGCCAAGAAGGGCGCCCTGCCGCGCATCAGCCCGGCCGTCGACTCCTACAACGCCGTCTCCGTCCGGCACGGTCTGCCCGCCGGCGCCTTCGACCTGGACCGGGTCACCGGTGACGTCGACATCCGGTACGCGGACGGCACCGAGTCCTTCACGCCGCTCGGTGAGCCCGACAGCATCGAGAACCCCAGGCCCGGCGAGATCATCTACGCCGACACCACCGGCGTCCTGACACGGCACTGGAACCACCGCGACGCCCACCGCACCCGTGTCACCGAGGACTCCTCCCACGTCACCTTCGTCCTCGAAACCCTCCACGCCACCCGGGACGGCGACCTCCTCGAGCTCGCGGCCGACGAACTGCAGGGCCTCCTCGCTCCGCACGCCGCGCAGACAGCCGTGCACCACCTCGGCCCGGGCCGGCCCCAGGCTGCCATCTGA
- a CDS encoding EamA family transporter — MIALLLALGSSLAYGCADFLGGLGARKAHVLRTVLVAAPASLAVELLLWPVLGASFDAGALAWGAASGVASAAAFALLYRTLAIGPMNVLSPVTALVSAALPVGVGLLQGERLTAAGLVGLPLALVAVVLVSAGHGAGAARPSRTALLLAFGAGAAIALQLVFLHQAPSGSGVAPLIIGRAVSSAVTLAAAGLLRRRLGAERPAYAMSAAAGVLDSLANLLFLLAARSGDLTVVAVITALYPAGTVLLARGVLAERIHRGQLAGLGTAAVAVSLLALT, encoded by the coding sequence GTGATCGCTCTGCTGCTGGCCCTGGGCAGCTCACTCGCGTACGGGTGCGCCGACTTCCTCGGCGGCCTCGGCGCCCGCAAGGCCCATGTGCTGCGGACCGTGCTGGTCGCGGCCCCGGCCAGTCTCGCGGTCGAACTGCTGCTGTGGCCGGTGCTCGGCGCGTCGTTCGACGCCGGTGCGCTCGCCTGGGGTGCCGCGTCCGGTGTCGCCTCGGCCGCCGCGTTCGCCCTGCTCTACCGCACCCTGGCGATCGGCCCGATGAACGTGCTGTCACCCGTGACCGCGCTGGTGTCGGCGGCGCTGCCCGTAGGGGTCGGCCTGCTGCAGGGCGAGCGGCTGACCGCCGCCGGGCTGGTCGGGCTGCCGCTCGCGCTGGTGGCGGTGGTGCTGGTCAGCGCCGGACACGGCGCGGGCGCGGCCCGCCCCTCCCGTACGGCGCTGCTGCTGGCCTTCGGTGCGGGCGCCGCCATCGCCCTGCAACTGGTCTTCCTGCACCAGGCGCCGTCCGGCAGCGGGGTGGCCCCGCTGATCATCGGCCGGGCCGTCTCCTCGGCCGTCACCCTGGCCGCGGCCGGGCTGCTGCGCCGCAGGCTGGGCGCCGAGCGGCCCGCGTACGCGATGTCGGCGGCCGCGGGTGTCCTGGACTCGCTGGCGAACCTGCTGTTCCTGCTCGCCGCCCGCAGTGGGGACCTCACCGTCGTCGCCGTGATCACCGCGCTCTACCCGGCGGGCACGGTCCTGCTCGCCCGAGGCGTGCTCGCCGAACGCATCCACCGCGGCCAGCTGGCCGGCCTGGGCACCGCCGCCGTGGCCGTCAGCCTCCTGGCCCTGACCTGA
- a CDS encoding helix-turn-helix domain-containing protein — protein sequence MTETAAALRTVAHNVRAARVRAGLSLDELSRRAQVSKGALVGLEKAQGNPNLATLVRLADTLGISVSALMQGPAEGRVRVVSADTVAPLWTGERGSDARLMLTTSGPTPVEVWRWRLEPDEEYPSHPHQAGVVETVSVTAGRMTLVVDGTEHPLEAGQTATFDGDTPHTYRGAGTGTCHLIMTVQLPL from the coding sequence GTGACCGAGACAGCCGCCGCGCTACGGACGGTCGCGCACAACGTCCGGGCGGCCCGCGTCCGCGCGGGTCTGTCGCTGGACGAACTCAGCCGGCGCGCCCAGGTCAGCAAGGGTGCCCTGGTGGGCCTGGAGAAGGCCCAGGGCAACCCCAACCTGGCCACACTCGTCCGGCTGGCCGACACCCTCGGCATCTCCGTGTCCGCGCTGATGCAGGGACCCGCCGAGGGCCGCGTCCGCGTGGTGTCCGCCGACACCGTGGCCCCCCTGTGGACCGGAGAGCGGGGCAGCGACGCCCGGCTCATGCTGACGACCTCGGGCCCGACCCCGGTCGAGGTCTGGCGCTGGCGGCTGGAGCCGGACGAGGAGTACCCCAGCCACCCCCACCAGGCCGGGGTCGTGGAGACCGTCAGTGTCACCGCCGGCCGGATGACCCTGGTCGTCGACGGCACCGAGCATCCGCTCGAGGCCGGCCAGACCGCCACGTTCGACGGCGACACCCCGCACACCTACCGCGGCGCGGGCACCGGGACCTGCCATCTGATCATGACGGTCCAGCTACCCCTCTGA
- a CDS encoding DUF2637 domain-containing protein, whose protein sequence is MDRVHNEDLFNDTEFSTLEMQWDPVEELAQMLSAASAAEPEAPSPPHERSSHRRTRQRLRAESRSHENNRGTHVTILIATISVCAVCMLGWSFSYSYAQLRATAGSVLPARLAEWWPLTVYGPWLVAALSILRATVQNRSARRSWGVVLGASAMAVALCVSHSPHSLLSWIIFGIPPITALVCFWEIVGQVSSKVAKPRHAAHTRRNSKT, encoded by the coding sequence ATGGACAGGGTTCACAACGAAGACCTCTTCAACGACACCGAGTTCAGCACGCTCGAGATGCAGTGGGATCCAGTCGAAGAACTGGCCCAGATGCTGTCCGCCGCGTCGGCCGCAGAACCGGAAGCGCCGAGTCCGCCGCACGAACGGTCCAGCCACCGAAGGACCCGGCAGCGGCTCCGTGCGGAATCCCGCTCGCACGAAAACAACCGGGGAACGCACGTCACGATCCTGATCGCGACCATTTCGGTGTGCGCCGTCTGTATGTTGGGCTGGTCATTCTCTTATTCCTATGCCCAGCTCCGCGCCACCGCGGGCTCCGTGCTGCCGGCGAGACTGGCCGAGTGGTGGCCGCTGACGGTGTACGGGCCGTGGCTCGTGGCGGCCCTGTCCATTCTGCGGGCCACCGTCCAGAATCGCAGTGCGCGAAGGTCCTGGGGCGTGGTGCTGGGCGCCTCCGCCATGGCAGTGGCCCTGTGCGTCAGCCACTCACCGCACTCACTGCTTTCCTGGATCATCTTCGGAATTCCGCCGATCACCGCGCTGGTGTGTTTCTGGGAGATCGTCGGCCAGGTGTCGTCCAAGGTGGCCAAACCCCGGCACGCCGCACACACCCGGCGGAACTCCAAGACGTAG